One Danio aesculapii chromosome 13, fDanAes4.1, whole genome shotgun sequence DNA window includes the following coding sequences:
- the LOC130239242 gene encoding interferon alpha-inducible protein 27-like protein 2A, with amino-acid sequence MKPGLGTLIGLGVGAVGTAVLAPVALTVAGFTSAGIAAGSLGASMMSSAAIANGGGVAAGSLVAILQSAGAAGLSAGATAAVASVGGAVGAVFGGAADFFSRPPPNNDDKTEKLISKYMAIMLTLIIGLLMVAIIIVNEN; translated from the exons ATGAAGCCCG gACTGGGTACTTTAATTGGCCTTGGAGTTGGAGCAG TTGGTACAGCTGTGTTAGCTCCGGTGGCGCTGACCGTGGCTGGGTTTACCTCCGCTGGTATAGCAGCAGGCTCTTTGGGTGCCAGCATGATGTCTTCAGCAGCCATCGCTAATGGAGGCGGTGTGGCAGCAGGAAGCTTGGTCGCCATCCTTCAGTCAGCAG GTGCTGCTGGACTGTCTGCAGGAGCGACCGCTGCAGTGGCATCAgtgggtggtgcagtgggtgctGTGTTTGGTGGGGCAGCAGATTTTTTCTCTCGTCCACCTCCAAATAACGATGATAAGACTGAAAAGCTCATATCGAAATATATGGCCATAATGTTAACCTTAATAATTGGACTATTAATGGTCgcaataattattgttaatgAAAACTGA
- the LOC130239979 gene encoding interferon alpha-inducible protein 27-like protein 2A, translating to MDPLTILAAAAGAVAAVVAAPVAVSAIGFTAGGIAGGSIASWLMSITATANGGGVAAGSLVSLLQAIGAAGFSAAAQTVIGAIGALGGAFGWNIVL from the exons ATGGATCCAC TTACAATTCTCGCAGCTGCTGCAGGAGCAG TCGCAGCAGTTGTTGCAGCTCCTGTAGCAGTATCAGCTATAGGTTTCACAGCAGGTGGAATTGCTGGAGGTTCGATTGCCTCCTGGCTGATGTCAATAACTGCCACAGCAAATGGAGGAGGAGTGGCAGCTGGATCGCTGGTTTCATTGCTTCAGGCAATTG GTGCTGCTGGATTTTCTGCCGCAGCTCAAACTGTTATTGGTGCCATAGGAGCTCTGGGTGGCGCTTTTGGGTGGAATATTGTTCTGTAA